From the Gouania willdenowi chromosome 19, fGouWil2.1, whole genome shotgun sequence genome, one window contains:
- the LOC114482021 gene encoding serine/threonine-protein kinase pim-1-like isoform X1 yields the protein MKFDQEQIIKSVQALISEKYKDGPIIQPSSCYTAVVVEVVLREAWTSGGSLMNQECSEDQPLEHLHLQQNHSHYFIVKVPDSEAPEMVEVETENEEGLQTRRGCKRKAGDHNVGKPKRKKVKVEEGLQTRRGCKRKAGDHNVRTPNKKKVKVEEGLQTREPFIRNKEYFEATYKELKVLGCGGFGSVFKAVRLSDSKPVAIKHIPRDNVSYVSMNNLNQCTSGAYEVLLMKKAAGGCGQNSLLNPAIIGFEEAIELDDELLIVMEHVEDAVDLEDFVTSATEPMLEHDAKSIIKQVLDAAVIMQHNNVFHSDIKRDNILVSFKDERPSVKIIDFGCANFIYGMPYDSFSGALVFASPEVWFHRDYEAEPTTVWQIGLLLSNLFRAHFYQTYDHVINSSFTLNNLSHQGNDFMSRCMKVSPKLRPSLKDLQRHPWFNDLTPP from the exons ATGAAGTTTGACCAAGAACAGATTATAAAGAGCGTACAGGCCTTAATCTCTGAGAAATACAAAG ATGGACCAATCATACAGCCCTCATCGTGCTACACAGCAGTGGTGGTGGAAGTGGTCCTCAGAGAAGCCTGGACTAGTGGAGGTTCTCTGATGAACCAGGAGTGCTCTGAGGACCAACCTTTGGAGCATCTGCATCTCCAACAGAACCACTCTCATTACTTCATAGTCAAGGTTCCAGACAGTGAAGCCCCGGAGATGGTTGAGGTGGAGACAGAGAATGAGGAGGGGCTCCAGACAAGAAGGGGCTGCAAAAGGAAGGCTGGAGATCACAACGTTGGAAAGCCAAAGAGAAAGAAAGTGAAGGTTGAGGAGGGGCTTCAGACAAGAAGGGGCTGCAAAAGGAAGGCTGGAGATCACAACGTCCGAacgccaaataaaaagaaagtgaaGGTTGAGGAGGGGCTTCAGACAAGAGAACCTTTTATCAGAAACAAAG agtacTTTGAAGCCACTTATAAGGAGCTGAAGGTACTAGGTTGTGGTGGTTTTGGGAGTGTTTTCAAAGCTGTTCGTCTGTCTGACTCCAAACCT GTAGCGATAAAGCACATTCCACGGGACAATGTGTCATATGTGTCGATGAAT aACCTGAATCAATGTACGTCAGGCGCTTATGAGGTGCTGCTGATGAAGAAAGCGGCTGGTGGGTGTGGCCAAAACAGCCTGCTGAACCCCGCCATCATTGGCTTTGAGGAGGCCATTGAACTTGACGATGAGTTGTTGATCGTCATGGAACATGTTGAGGATGCCGTGGATCTCGAGGACTTTGTCACGTCAGCAACTGAACCAATGCTGGAACATGACGCCAAG AGCATCATTAAACAAGTCCTCGATGCAGCCGTCATCATGCAGCACAACAACGTGTTCCACAGCGATATAAAACGTGACAACATCCTGGTTTCATTCAAAGATGAACGACCATCTGTGAAGATCATCGACTTTGGCTGTGCTAATTTTATCTATGGCATGCCCTATGACTCCTTCTCAG GAGCATTAGTATTTGCTTCACCAGAGGTTTGGTTTCATCGTGACTATGAGGCAGAACCAACCACGGTGTGGCAGATCGGACTCCTTCTGTCTAATCTATTCAGGGCTCACTTCTATCAAACATATGACCACGTCATTAATTCATCATTTACACTAAACAACCTTTCACATC AAGGAAATGACTTTATGAGTCGGTGCATGAAGGTGTCGCCCAAACTTCGACCAAGCTTGAAGGACCTGCAGCGCCACCCATGGTTCAATGATTTAACACCTCCATGA
- the LOC114482021 gene encoding serine/threonine-protein kinase pim-2-like isoform X2, with protein MKFDQEQIIKSVQALISEKYKDGPIIQPSSCYTAVVVEVVLREAWTSGGSLMNQECSEDQPLEHLHLQQNHSHYFIVKVPDSEAPEMVEVETENEEGLQTRRGCKRKAGDHNVGKPKRKKVKVEEGLQTRRGCKRKAGDHNVRTPNKKKVKVEEGLQTREPFIRNKEYFEATYKELKVLGCGGFGSVFKAVRLSDSKPVAIKHIPRDNVSYVSMNNLNQCTSGAYEVLLMKKAAGGCGQNSLLNPAIIGFEEAIELDDELLIVMEHVEDAVDLEDFVTSATEPMLEHDAKSIIKQVLDAAVIMQHNNVFHSDIKRDNILVSFKDERPSVKIIDFGCANFIYGMPYDSFSEGNDFMSRCMKVSPKLRPSLKDLQRHPWFNDLTPP; from the exons ATGAAGTTTGACCAAGAACAGATTATAAAGAGCGTACAGGCCTTAATCTCTGAGAAATACAAAG ATGGACCAATCATACAGCCCTCATCGTGCTACACAGCAGTGGTGGTGGAAGTGGTCCTCAGAGAAGCCTGGACTAGTGGAGGTTCTCTGATGAACCAGGAGTGCTCTGAGGACCAACCTTTGGAGCATCTGCATCTCCAACAGAACCACTCTCATTACTTCATAGTCAAGGTTCCAGACAGTGAAGCCCCGGAGATGGTTGAGGTGGAGACAGAGAATGAGGAGGGGCTCCAGACAAGAAGGGGCTGCAAAAGGAAGGCTGGAGATCACAACGTTGGAAAGCCAAAGAGAAAGAAAGTGAAGGTTGAGGAGGGGCTTCAGACAAGAAGGGGCTGCAAAAGGAAGGCTGGAGATCACAACGTCCGAacgccaaataaaaagaaagtgaaGGTTGAGGAGGGGCTTCAGACAAGAGAACCTTTTATCAGAAACAAAG agtacTTTGAAGCCACTTATAAGGAGCTGAAGGTACTAGGTTGTGGTGGTTTTGGGAGTGTTTTCAAAGCTGTTCGTCTGTCTGACTCCAAACCT GTAGCGATAAAGCACATTCCACGGGACAATGTGTCATATGTGTCGATGAAT aACCTGAATCAATGTACGTCAGGCGCTTATGAGGTGCTGCTGATGAAGAAAGCGGCTGGTGGGTGTGGCCAAAACAGCCTGCTGAACCCCGCCATCATTGGCTTTGAGGAGGCCATTGAACTTGACGATGAGTTGTTGATCGTCATGGAACATGTTGAGGATGCCGTGGATCTCGAGGACTTTGTCACGTCAGCAACTGAACCAATGCTGGAACATGACGCCAAG AGCATCATTAAACAAGTCCTCGATGCAGCCGTCATCATGCAGCACAACAACGTGTTCCACAGCGATATAAAACGTGACAACATCCTGGTTTCATTCAAAGATGAACGACCATCTGTGAAGATCATCGACTTTGGCTGTGCTAATTTTATCTATGGCATGCCCTATGACTCCTTCTCAG AAGGAAATGACTTTATGAGTCGGTGCATGAAGGTGTCGCCCAAACTTCGACCAAGCTTGAAGGACCTGCAGCGCCACCCATGGTTCAATGATTTAACACCTCCATGA
- the erbb2 gene encoding receptor tyrosine-protein kinase erbB-2 isoform X1 has protein sequence MEAVTSLLLVGAALLGASGTLGREVCLGTDMKLDLPSSLENHYETLRLLYTGCQVVHGNLEITHLHGNLDLSFLQGIVEVQGYVLVAHVSVSLLPLDNLRIIRGSQLYNSSYALAVLDNTQANQGLRTLRLRSLTEILLGGVYIWGNPQLCFPDPQNIVWRDTLDEHNNDDELHRLQPQAPNCPSCSSVCGKSCWGETAQDCQTLTSTKCASGCRRCKGHLPNDCCHTQCAAGCTGPKDSDCLACRHFNDSGVCKENCPPPNTYDPVAFQTKLNPDKTFNFGATCVKTCPYNYLAMDVACTLVCPRANQEVIVTNPDGVEMQKCEKCEGDCPKVCSGLGMDNLGVMGNSSVTMVTPSNVKQFDQCKNIFGSLAFLPESFTRDPVTNTSGLTVEDLQVFKNLEEITGYLYIDAWPEELMDVSVFENLKVIRGRMLYKGVFSLAIQNLHIKSLGLRSLRSVSGGLVLLYNNSQLCYTSSLPWDSLLHPTQGPHRIVTKNKDHLICEEEGLVCHPLCEGGCWGPGPSQCVSCKFVKRGIECVDECDVYQGSVQEYADGSVCVACHAECKPLNGSASCHGPGAEHCTECRNFQDGEFCVDHCPSGVKEDQQTVWKYSNATRHCLPCNTNCTLSCTVMDERGCPIDNRTGPGTTIAAAVAGVVLFLILLALLVFYLRRQNKLKRKETMRRILQEHELVEPLTPSGASPNQAKMRILKETELKKLRVLGAGAFGTVYKGVWAPDGENVKIPVAIKVLRENTSPKANKEILDEAYVMAGVASPYVCRLLGICLTSTVQLVTQLMPYGCLLDYVRENKDHIGSQYLLNWCVQIAKGMSYLEEVRLVHRDLAARNVLVKNPNHVKITDFGLARLLDIDETVYHADGGKVPIKWMALESILHRKFTHQSDVWSYGVTVWELMTFGSKPYDTIPAREIPEVLEGGERLPQPLICTIDVYMIMVKCWMIDPDSRPKFKDLVNDFSAMARDPPRYVVIQNDEQMSMCSPVDSRFYRMLLEEGDNLGEIMDAEEYLVPQPNLFPRTKGEEPQANGPSRHQSYRQSRDQGLDTEPSTMGGPQSMYSSLNTLGHSQYPTLPLGASTSNGLWNQYPTLARSPSAGGQSDSVFFDGPSDWMSIPPASPGRYCKDPTYPNGSQEDLETDGPNGFHHPPHYLHHSLPRRNNGHNHNHVLPEYVNQEIQDLRPGIPERPTTLPRKGSRIDRRLFNGLNSGHSVENPAYLVPVSSASNAPAFDNPYYLDLMPKTKPTDGHAVVENDEGLTRHLNGFVTPTAENPEYLGLMDSWTGHT, from the exons TGTGTCTCGGTACAGACATGAAGCTGGATCTCCCCTCCAGCCTAGAAAATCACTACGAGACCCTGAGACTGCTCTACACCGGATGCCAGGTTGTCCATGGTAACCTGGAGATTACACACCTCCATGGGAACCTAGACCTTTCCTTTCTACAG GGGATCGTAGAGGTGCAGGGTTATGTACTTGTTGCCCATGTTTCAGTAAGTCTGTTGCCTTTGGATAACCTTCGGATCATAAGAGGAAGTCAGCTGTACAATTCCAGCTATGCGCTGGCCGTGCTGGATAATACGCAGGCCAACCAGGGCCTCCGGACTCTTCGACTCCGTAGCCTCACAG AGATTCTCCTGGGTGGAGTTTATATTTGGGGGAATCCACAGCTGTGTTTTCCAGACCCCCAGAACATTGTTTGGAGGGACACTTTGGACGAACACAACAATGATGACGAGCTGCATCGACTGCAGCCTCAGGCTCCTAATT GTCCAAGTTGTTCTTCTGTTTGTGGTAAAAGCTGTTGGGGAGAAACGGCACAGGACTGTCAAACAT TGACCAGTACTAAATGTGCTTCTGGCTGCCGGCGATGTAAAGGCCATCTGCCTAATGACTGCTGTCACACACAATGTGCTGCTGGATGCACAGGACCTAAAGACTCTGACTGTCTG GCTTGTCGTCACTTTAATGACAGCGGCGTGTGTAAAGAAAACTGTCCTCCACCAAACACATACGACCCGGTCGCTTTTCAGACCAAACTAAACCCCGACAAAACATTTAACTTTGGAGCCACATGTGTTAAGACCTGCCCAT ATAATTATCTTGCGATGGATGTGGCCTGCACTTTGGTTTGCCCCCGAGCCAACCAGGAAGTGATTGTCACCAACCCTGATGGAGTTGAGATGCAGAAATGTGAGAAGTGTGAAGGAGACTGTCCCAAAG TGTGTTCAGGTTTGGGTATGGACAACCTTGGTGTTATGGGCAACTCCagtgtcaccatggtaacaccCTCTAATGTGAAGCAGTTTGAccaatgtaaaaatatttttggtaGTTTGGCCTTCCTCCCTGAGAGTTTCACAAG GGATCCTGTCACCAACACATCAGGGTTAACTGTGGAGGACCTGCAAGTCTTTAAAAACCTAGAAGAGATTACAG GTTATTTGTACATTGATGCCTGGCCAGAGGAGTTAATGGACGTCAGTGTGTTTGAGAACCTGAAGGTGATCAGAGGACGGATGCTGTACAA GGGGGTGTTTTCGCTGGCTATCCAGAATCTACACATCAAGTCTCTGGGTCTGCGTTCTCTGCGTAGTGTGAGTGGTGGTTTGGTTTTGCTGTACAACAACTCCCAGTTATGCTACACCAGTTCACTGCCATGGGACAGTCTCCTCCATCCCACCCAGGGGCCCCATCGCATCGTCACAAAAAACAAGGATCATCTAATCTGTG aggAGGAGGGGCTTGTGTGTCACCCACTGTGTGAAGGGGGCTGCTGGGGCCCAGGACCAAGCCAATGTGTGTCCTGCAAATTTGTCAAGCGTGGCATCGAGTGTGTGGACGAGTGTGACGTCTATCAGGG CTCTGTGCAGGAATACGCAGATGGATCCGTGTGTGTTGCGTGTCACGCTGAATGCAAACCTCTTAATGGCTCCGCCTCCTGCCATGGCCCA gGTGCAGAGCATTGCACCGAGTGCCGCAACTTCCAGGATGGGGAGTTTTGCGTCGACCACTGTCCGAGCGGTGTGAAGGAAGATCAGCAAACGGTTTGGAAGTACAGCAACGCCACCAGGCACTGTCTGCCCTGCAACACCAACTGTACACTGTC CTGCACTGTGATGGATGAACGAGGCTGTCCTATTGACAACAGGACAGG acCAGGAACCACGATCGCTGCTGCGGTGGCCGGCGTTGTGCTGTTCCTCATCCTGCTGGCCCTGCTGGTGTTTTACCTGCGAAGACAGAACAAGTTGAAGAGGAAGGAGACGATGAGGAGGATCCTGCAGGAGCATGAA CTGGTGGAACCTTTGACACCGAGTGGGGCGTCGCCCAATCAAGCAAAAATGCGGATCTTGAAGGAGACAGAGTTAAAAAAGCTACGTGTTCTCGGTGCTGGTGCATTTGGTACGGTCTATAAG gGGGTATGGGCTCCAGATGGAGAGAATGTGAAAATCCCAGTGGCCATCAAAGTGTTAAGAGAAAACACCTCGCCAAAGGCTAATAAAGAAATCCTTGAT GAGGCCTATGTGATGGCGGGCGTGGCCAGTCCGTATGTGTGTCGCCTCCTGGGGATCTGTCTGACCTCCACTGTGCAGCTGGTCACTCAGCTCATGCCCTACGGCTGCCTGCTCGACTATGTCCGAGAGAACAAGGACCACATTGGCTCGCAGTACCTTCTTAACTGGTGTGTCCAGATTGCCAAG GGGATGAGTTATTTGGAGGAAGTGCGGTTGGTCCATCGAGATTTAGCGGCCCGCAATGTTCTTGTAAAGAACCCAAATCATGTGAAAATCACTGACTTTGGTCTGGCACGACTGCTCGATATTGATGAGACTGTGTATCATGCAGATGGAGGAAAG gTGCCGATTAAATGGATGGCTCTGGAGTCTATTCTTCACAGAAAATTCACCCATCAGAGCGACGTCTGGAGCTACG GAGTCACCGTTTGGGAGCTGATGACCTTTGGTTCCAAACCCTACGACACAATTCCAGCGAGGGAGATCCCGGAGGTGTTGGAAGGCGGGGAGCGTCTTCCACAGCCCCTCATCTGCACCATTGACGTCTACATGATAATGGTCAAAT GTTGGATGATTGATCCAGACAGTCGCCCAAAGTTTAAAGATCTAGTCAATGATTTTAGTGCAATGGCCAGAGATCCACCGCGCTACGTCGTCATTCAG AACGATGAGCAAATGAGTATGTGCTCTCCAGTGGACAGCAGGTTCTATCGGATGCTGCTGGAGGAGGGAGACAATCTGGGGGAAATTATGGACGCTGAGGAGTATCTGGTGCCTCAGCCAAATCTCTTTCCCAGAActaaaggggaggagcctcagGCTAATGGTCCGTCCAGGCACCAGTCCTACAGA cAGAGCAGAGACCAAGGCTTAGACACTGAGCCCTCCACCATGGGGGGTCCTCAGAGCATGTACTCCTCCCTCAACACATTGGGCCACAGCCAGTACCCTACCCTACCACTGGGAGCCAGCACTTCTAACGGCCTGTGGAACCAGTACCCAACGCTGGCTCGAAGCCCTTCAGCCGGGGGTCAGTCGGACTCTGTCTTTTTTGACGGGCCTTCAGACTGGATGTCAATACCACCAGCCAGTCCCGGACGCTACTGTAAAGACCCCACCTACCCCAACGGGAGCCAAGAAGACCTGGAGACGGACGGGCCCAATGGCTTTCATCATCCTCCTCATTACCTTCATCACTCACTGCCAAGGCGGAACAACGGCCACAATCACAATCATGTCCTGCCAG AGTACGTCAATCAGGAGATTCAGGATCTGAGGCCGGGAATCCCTGAGCGTCCCACCACGCTGCCTCGAAAAGGCTCCAGAATAGACAGACGTCTGTTTAACGGCCTGAACTCTGGTCACAGTGTGGAAAACCCAGCGTACCTGGTCCCTGTGAGCTCTGCGTCAAACGCCCCGGCCTTTGACAACCCGTACTATCTGGACCTGATGCCTAAAACCAAGCCCACGGATGGCCATGCAGTTGTGGAAAACGACGAGGGACTTACAAGACACCTGAACGGGTTTGTGACCCCCACTGCAGAAAATCCTGAGTACCTGGGACTAATGGACAGTTGGACTGGCCACACCTGA
- the erbb2 gene encoding receptor tyrosine-protein kinase erbB-2 isoform X2, which yields MEAVTSLLLVGAALLGASGTLGREVCLGTDMKLDLPSSLENHYETLRLLYTGCQVVHGNLEITHLHGNLDLSFLQGIVEVQGYVLVAHVSVSLLPLDNLRIIRGSQLYNSSYALAVLDNTQANQGLRTLRLRSLTEILLGGVYIWGNPQLCFPDPQNIVWRDTLDEHNNDDELHRLQPQAPNCPSCSSVCGKSCWGETAQDCQTLTSTKCASGCRRCKGHLPNDCCHTQCAAGCTGPKDSDCLACRHFNDSGVCKENCPPPNTYDPVAFQTKLNPDKTFNFGATCVKTCPYNYLAMDVACTLVCPRANQEVIVTNPDGVEMQKCEKCEGDCPKVCSGLGMDNLGVMGNSSVTMVTPSNVKQFDQCKNIFGSLAFLPESFTRDPVTNTSGLTVEDLQVFKNLEEITGYLYIDAWPEELMDVSVFENLKVIRGRMLYKGVFSLAIQNLHIKSLGLRSLRSVSGGLVLLYNNSQLCYTSSLPWDSLLHPTQGPHRIVTKNKDHLICEEEGLVCHPLCEGGCWGPGPSQCVSCKFVKRGIECVDECDVYQGSVQEYADGSVCVACHAECKPLNGSASCHGPGAEHCTECRNFQDGEFCVDHCPSGVKEDQQTVWKYSNATRHCLPCNTNCTLSCTVMDERGCPIDNRTGPGTTIAAAVAGVVLFLILLALLVFYLRRQNKLKRKETMRRILQEHELVEPLTPSGASPNQAKMRILKETELKKLRVLGAGAFGTVYKGVWAPDGENVKIPVAIKVLRENTSPKANKEILDEAYVMAGVASPYVCRLLGICLTSTVQLVTQLMPYGCLLDYVRENKDHIGSQYLLNWCVQIAKGMSYLEEVRLVHRDLAARNVLVKNPNHVKITDFGLARLLDIDETVYHADGGKVPIKWMALESILHRKFTHQSDVWSYGVTVWELMTFGSKPYDTIPAREIPEVLEGGERLPQPLICTIDVYMIMVKCWMIDPDSRPKFKDLVNDFSAMARDPPRYVVIQNDEQMSMCSPVDSRFYRMLLEEGDNLGEIMDAEEYLVPQPNLFPRTKGEEPQANGPSRHQSYRSRDQGLDTEPSTMGGPQSMYSSLNTLGHSQYPTLPLGASTSNGLWNQYPTLARSPSAGGQSDSVFFDGPSDWMSIPPASPGRYCKDPTYPNGSQEDLETDGPNGFHHPPHYLHHSLPRRNNGHNHNHVLPEYVNQEIQDLRPGIPERPTTLPRKGSRIDRRLFNGLNSGHSVENPAYLVPVSSASNAPAFDNPYYLDLMPKTKPTDGHAVVENDEGLTRHLNGFVTPTAENPEYLGLMDSWTGHT from the exons TGTGTCTCGGTACAGACATGAAGCTGGATCTCCCCTCCAGCCTAGAAAATCACTACGAGACCCTGAGACTGCTCTACACCGGATGCCAGGTTGTCCATGGTAACCTGGAGATTACACACCTCCATGGGAACCTAGACCTTTCCTTTCTACAG GGGATCGTAGAGGTGCAGGGTTATGTACTTGTTGCCCATGTTTCAGTAAGTCTGTTGCCTTTGGATAACCTTCGGATCATAAGAGGAAGTCAGCTGTACAATTCCAGCTATGCGCTGGCCGTGCTGGATAATACGCAGGCCAACCAGGGCCTCCGGACTCTTCGACTCCGTAGCCTCACAG AGATTCTCCTGGGTGGAGTTTATATTTGGGGGAATCCACAGCTGTGTTTTCCAGACCCCCAGAACATTGTTTGGAGGGACACTTTGGACGAACACAACAATGATGACGAGCTGCATCGACTGCAGCCTCAGGCTCCTAATT GTCCAAGTTGTTCTTCTGTTTGTGGTAAAAGCTGTTGGGGAGAAACGGCACAGGACTGTCAAACAT TGACCAGTACTAAATGTGCTTCTGGCTGCCGGCGATGTAAAGGCCATCTGCCTAATGACTGCTGTCACACACAATGTGCTGCTGGATGCACAGGACCTAAAGACTCTGACTGTCTG GCTTGTCGTCACTTTAATGACAGCGGCGTGTGTAAAGAAAACTGTCCTCCACCAAACACATACGACCCGGTCGCTTTTCAGACCAAACTAAACCCCGACAAAACATTTAACTTTGGAGCCACATGTGTTAAGACCTGCCCAT ATAATTATCTTGCGATGGATGTGGCCTGCACTTTGGTTTGCCCCCGAGCCAACCAGGAAGTGATTGTCACCAACCCTGATGGAGTTGAGATGCAGAAATGTGAGAAGTGTGAAGGAGACTGTCCCAAAG TGTGTTCAGGTTTGGGTATGGACAACCTTGGTGTTATGGGCAACTCCagtgtcaccatggtaacaccCTCTAATGTGAAGCAGTTTGAccaatgtaaaaatatttttggtaGTTTGGCCTTCCTCCCTGAGAGTTTCACAAG GGATCCTGTCACCAACACATCAGGGTTAACTGTGGAGGACCTGCAAGTCTTTAAAAACCTAGAAGAGATTACAG GTTATTTGTACATTGATGCCTGGCCAGAGGAGTTAATGGACGTCAGTGTGTTTGAGAACCTGAAGGTGATCAGAGGACGGATGCTGTACAA GGGGGTGTTTTCGCTGGCTATCCAGAATCTACACATCAAGTCTCTGGGTCTGCGTTCTCTGCGTAGTGTGAGTGGTGGTTTGGTTTTGCTGTACAACAACTCCCAGTTATGCTACACCAGTTCACTGCCATGGGACAGTCTCCTCCATCCCACCCAGGGGCCCCATCGCATCGTCACAAAAAACAAGGATCATCTAATCTGTG aggAGGAGGGGCTTGTGTGTCACCCACTGTGTGAAGGGGGCTGCTGGGGCCCAGGACCAAGCCAATGTGTGTCCTGCAAATTTGTCAAGCGTGGCATCGAGTGTGTGGACGAGTGTGACGTCTATCAGGG CTCTGTGCAGGAATACGCAGATGGATCCGTGTGTGTTGCGTGTCACGCTGAATGCAAACCTCTTAATGGCTCCGCCTCCTGCCATGGCCCA gGTGCAGAGCATTGCACCGAGTGCCGCAACTTCCAGGATGGGGAGTTTTGCGTCGACCACTGTCCGAGCGGTGTGAAGGAAGATCAGCAAACGGTTTGGAAGTACAGCAACGCCACCAGGCACTGTCTGCCCTGCAACACCAACTGTACACTGTC CTGCACTGTGATGGATGAACGAGGCTGTCCTATTGACAACAGGACAGG acCAGGAACCACGATCGCTGCTGCGGTGGCCGGCGTTGTGCTGTTCCTCATCCTGCTGGCCCTGCTGGTGTTTTACCTGCGAAGACAGAACAAGTTGAAGAGGAAGGAGACGATGAGGAGGATCCTGCAGGAGCATGAA CTGGTGGAACCTTTGACACCGAGTGGGGCGTCGCCCAATCAAGCAAAAATGCGGATCTTGAAGGAGACAGAGTTAAAAAAGCTACGTGTTCTCGGTGCTGGTGCATTTGGTACGGTCTATAAG gGGGTATGGGCTCCAGATGGAGAGAATGTGAAAATCCCAGTGGCCATCAAAGTGTTAAGAGAAAACACCTCGCCAAAGGCTAATAAAGAAATCCTTGAT GAGGCCTATGTGATGGCGGGCGTGGCCAGTCCGTATGTGTGTCGCCTCCTGGGGATCTGTCTGACCTCCACTGTGCAGCTGGTCACTCAGCTCATGCCCTACGGCTGCCTGCTCGACTATGTCCGAGAGAACAAGGACCACATTGGCTCGCAGTACCTTCTTAACTGGTGTGTCCAGATTGCCAAG GGGATGAGTTATTTGGAGGAAGTGCGGTTGGTCCATCGAGATTTAGCGGCCCGCAATGTTCTTGTAAAGAACCCAAATCATGTGAAAATCACTGACTTTGGTCTGGCACGACTGCTCGATATTGATGAGACTGTGTATCATGCAGATGGAGGAAAG gTGCCGATTAAATGGATGGCTCTGGAGTCTATTCTTCACAGAAAATTCACCCATCAGAGCGACGTCTGGAGCTACG GAGTCACCGTTTGGGAGCTGATGACCTTTGGTTCCAAACCCTACGACACAATTCCAGCGAGGGAGATCCCGGAGGTGTTGGAAGGCGGGGAGCGTCTTCCACAGCCCCTCATCTGCACCATTGACGTCTACATGATAATGGTCAAAT GTTGGATGATTGATCCAGACAGTCGCCCAAAGTTTAAAGATCTAGTCAATGATTTTAGTGCAATGGCCAGAGATCCACCGCGCTACGTCGTCATTCAG AACGATGAGCAAATGAGTATGTGCTCTCCAGTGGACAGCAGGTTCTATCGGATGCTGCTGGAGGAGGGAGACAATCTGGGGGAAATTATGGACGCTGAGGAGTATCTGGTGCCTCAGCCAAATCTCTTTCCCAGAActaaaggggaggagcctcagGCTAATGGTCCGTCCAGGCACCAGTCCTACAGA AGCAGAGACCAAGGCTTAGACACTGAGCCCTCCACCATGGGGGGTCCTCAGAGCATGTACTCCTCCCTCAACACATTGGGCCACAGCCAGTACCCTACCCTACCACTGGGAGCCAGCACTTCTAACGGCCTGTGGAACCAGTACCCAACGCTGGCTCGAAGCCCTTCAGCCGGGGGTCAGTCGGACTCTGTCTTTTTTGACGGGCCTTCAGACTGGATGTCAATACCACCAGCCAGTCCCGGACGCTACTGTAAAGACCCCACCTACCCCAACGGGAGCCAAGAAGACCTGGAGACGGACGGGCCCAATGGCTTTCATCATCCTCCTCATTACCTTCATCACTCACTGCCAAGGCGGAACAACGGCCACAATCACAATCATGTCCTGCCAG AGTACGTCAATCAGGAGATTCAGGATCTGAGGCCGGGAATCCCTGAGCGTCCCACCACGCTGCCTCGAAAAGGCTCCAGAATAGACAGACGTCTGTTTAACGGCCTGAACTCTGGTCACAGTGTGGAAAACCCAGCGTACCTGGTCCCTGTGAGCTCTGCGTCAAACGCCCCGGCCTTTGACAACCCGTACTATCTGGACCTGATGCCTAAAACCAAGCCCACGGATGGCCATGCAGTTGTGGAAAACGACGAGGGACTTACAAGACACCTGAACGGGTTTGTGACCCCCACTGCAGAAAATCCTGAGTACCTGGGACTAATGGACAGTTGGACTGGCCACACCTGA